A stretch of Streptomyces vietnamensis DNA encodes these proteins:
- the sigE gene encoding RNA polymerase sigma factor SigE: MVGAPLDTTRADRGGAAAPVDRGGVLRRLLRSAGEPKSVTDTADRFRTTDSAPTTATFASDAESQAWTPPTWEEIVSTHSGRVYRLAYRLTGNQHDAEDLTQEVFVRVFRSLSTYTPGTFEGWLHRITTNLFLDMVRRKQRIRFDALADDAAERLPSREPSPQQAFNDTHFDADVQQALDTLAPEFRAAVVLCDIEGLSYEEIAATLGVKLGTVRSRIHRGRSHLRKALKHRSPEARAERALASVGWEAGTA, encoded by the coding sequence ATGGTAGGGGCTCCACTGGACACCACCAGAGCCGACAGGGGAGGTGCGGCTGCGCCTGTGGATCGGGGAGGAGTGCTTCGGCGTCTTCTCAGGTCGGCGGGTGAGCCGAAATCCGTGACCGACACCGCTGACCGTTTCCGCACCACCGACTCCGCTCCCACCACCGCGACCTTCGCATCGGATGCGGAATCGCAGGCGTGGACCCCTCCCACCTGGGAGGAGATCGTCAGCACGCACAGTGGCCGGGTCTACCGCCTCGCCTACCGCCTGACGGGCAACCAGCACGACGCCGAGGACCTGACCCAGGAGGTCTTCGTCCGCGTCTTCCGCTCGCTGTCGACGTACACCCCGGGCACCTTCGAGGGCTGGCTGCACCGCATCACCACCAACCTCTTCCTCGACATGGTCCGCCGCAAGCAGCGCATCCGTTTCGACGCGCTCGCCGACGACGCGGCCGAGCGGCTCCCGAGCCGCGAGCCCTCCCCGCAGCAGGCGTTCAACGACACGCACTTCGACGCCGACGTGCAGCAGGCCCTCGACACCCTCGCGCCCGAGTTCCGCGCGGCGGTCGTCCTCTGCGACATCGAGGGGCTCTCGTACGAGGAGATCGCCGCGACCCTCGGCGTGAAGCTCGGCACCGTCCGCAGCCGCATCCACCGCGGCCGCTCCCACCTGCGCAAGGCGCTCAAGCACCGCTCGCCCGAGGCCCGGGCGGAGCGTGCCCTCGCCTCCGTCGGATGGGAGGCAGGAACAGCGTGA